Proteins co-encoded in one Cupriavidus nantongensis genomic window:
- a CDS encoding PP2C family protein-serine/threonine phosphatase, translated as MGFDSHFRWTSAACTDVGRVRERNEDACLDLPGQELWAVADGMGGHAVGDFASQAVVRALAALPPQARLEDRIDATRAALQGVNLALVDEAARLGVRCIGSTVVVLLAGDSRCACLWAGDSRLYRLRGGQLARLTRDHNQVERLLARGLITPEQARHHPAQNTITRAVGAAPTLAPEQLLTDVADGDVYLLCSDGLSNEVDDDAIAAVLAQQDVAQAALTLVQKALDAGGRDNISVVVLRAADPCGPDRTLVNPELDA; from the coding sequence TTGGGTTTCGACTCGCATTTCCGGTGGACCTCGGCGGCATGCACCGACGTCGGGCGCGTGCGCGAGCGCAATGAGGACGCTTGCCTGGACCTGCCCGGGCAGGAATTGTGGGCCGTGGCCGACGGCATGGGCGGCCATGCCGTGGGGGATTTCGCCAGCCAGGCGGTGGTGCGGGCGCTGGCGGCGCTGCCGCCACAGGCGCGGCTGGAAGACCGCATCGACGCCACGCGCGCGGCCTTGCAGGGCGTGAACCTGGCGCTGGTCGACGAAGCCGCGCGCCTGGGCGTGCGCTGCATCGGCAGCACGGTGGTGGTGCTGCTGGCCGGCGACAGCCGCTGTGCCTGCCTGTGGGCCGGCGACAGCCGCCTGTACCGGCTGCGCGGCGGCCAGCTGGCGCGGCTCACGCGCGACCACAACCAGGTCGAGCGCCTGCTCGCGCGCGGCCTGATCACGCCGGAACAGGCGCGCCACCATCCCGCGCAGAACACCATCACGCGCGCGGTCGGCGCGGCGCCGACGCTGGCACCCGAGCAACTGCTGACCGACGTGGCCGACGGCGACGTCTACCTGTTGTGCAGCGACGGCCTGAGCAACGAAGTCGACGATGACGCCATCGCCGCGGTGCTGGCGCAGCAGGACGTGGCGCAGGCCGCGCTGACGCTGGTGCAGAAGGCGCTCGATGCGGGCGGACGCGACAACATCTCGGTGGTGGTGCTGCGCGCGGCCGACCCTTGCGGCCCGGACCGCACCCTGGTCAACCCCGAGCTCGACGCCTGA
- a CDS encoding phage Gp37/Gp68 family protein, with protein MSANSKIEWTDHTFNPWIGCTKVSPACDHCYAEVSTPARTLGVVWGAKAERRRTTASNWNLPRRWNAQHDEFFAEHGRRQRVFCASLADVFDNAVPAAWRVDLVALIAETPNLDWLILTKRIGNARTMWPAEPLANVWLGASITSQAEAARDIPKLLDIPARVRFLSMEPLLGPVDLSRWISYCERTDKHGISRDAAGAHILCERHCGISWVIVGGESGQGARPMHPDWARRLRDQCAAAGVPFLFKQWGEWTPAVPAPAGTPGPYALAPQSGWFGSEPNTPHEVDCYPRQFIAFGCSVLQRVGKKAAGRMLDGVRHDGFPEACR; from the coding sequence ATGAGCGCCAACAGCAAGATCGAATGGACGGACCACACCTTCAACCCGTGGATCGGCTGCACCAAGGTATCGCCCGCGTGCGACCATTGCTATGCGGAGGTCTCCACGCCGGCCCGCACGCTGGGCGTAGTCTGGGGAGCGAAAGCCGAACGCCGCCGCACCACGGCCAGCAACTGGAACCTGCCGCGGCGCTGGAATGCCCAGCACGATGAGTTTTTCGCCGAGCACGGCCGCCGGCAGCGCGTGTTCTGCGCCAGCCTGGCCGACGTGTTCGATAACGCTGTGCCTGCGGCGTGGCGCGTGGATCTGGTCGCGCTAATCGCGGAGACGCCGAATCTTGACTGGCTGATCCTTACGAAGCGCATTGGCAATGCCCGCACGATGTGGCCGGCCGAGCCGCTGGCGAACGTCTGGTTGGGCGCTAGCATCACCAGCCAGGCCGAGGCCGCACGCGACATCCCCAAGCTGCTGGACATACCCGCACGCGTGCGCTTCCTGTCAATGGAGCCGCTGCTGGGGCCGGTGGATCTCTCCAGATGGATCAGTTACTGCGAGCGCACGGACAAGCACGGCATCAGCAGGGACGCCGCAGGCGCGCACATCCTCTGCGAGCGCCATTGCGGTATCTCATGGGTGATCGTCGGCGGCGAGAGCGGTCAGGGCGCGCGGCCGATGCATCCGGATTGGGCGCGCAGGCTGCGCGACCAGTGCGCGGCGGCCGGCGTGCCCTTCCTGTTCAAGCAATGGGGCGAGTGGACTCCGGCCGTGCCCGCGCCGGCTGGCACGCCGGGTCCTTATGCGCTGGCACCGCAAAGTGGCTGGTTTGGAAGCGAACCGAATACGCCGCATGAGGTTGACTGCTACCCACGACAGTTCATCGCGTTCGGATGCAGCGTGCTTCAGCGCGTTGGCAAGAAGGCCGCTGGCCGGATGCTGGATGGCGTGCGGCACGATGGATTCCCGGAGGCCTGCCGATGA